Proteins from one Thioflavicoccus mobilis 8321 genomic window:
- a CDS encoding MBL fold metallo-hydrolase has protein sequence MLLYRIVPVTAFEQNCTLLWCPETREAAIVDPGGDSDRIRQAIATAGIVPTRVLLTHGHIDHVGAAATLAAALGVPIIGPHRDDAFLLQTLPLQGQMFGLPTTAPFTPDEWLADGETLVVGRQTLSVVHCPGHTPGHIVFVDLAARLAQVGDVLFAGSIGRTDFPRGDHRALIESIRRRLFPLGDDIRFIPGHGPMSTFGEERRSNPFVGAGRD, from the coding sequence ATCTTGCTGTATCGTATCGTCCCCGTGACCGCCTTCGAGCAGAACTGTACGCTGCTCTGGTGCCCGGAGACCCGAGAGGCCGCGATCGTCGACCCGGGCGGCGATTCCGACCGCATCCGCCAGGCCATCGCCACGGCGGGCATCGTCCCGACCCGGGTCCTGTTGACGCACGGGCACATCGATCACGTCGGCGCCGCCGCGACCCTCGCCGCGGCGCTCGGGGTCCCCATCATCGGACCGCATCGTGACGACGCCTTCCTGCTCCAAACCCTGCCGCTGCAAGGTCAGATGTTCGGGCTCCCGACGACAGCGCCATTCACCCCGGACGAATGGCTCGCCGATGGCGAAACACTGGTCGTCGGTCGGCAGACCCTCTCGGTCGTCCATTGCCCAGGTCATACGCCCGGTCACATCGTCTTCGTCGACCTCGCCGCGCGGCTGGCCCAGGTCGGCGACGTCCTGTTCGCCGGTTCCATCGGACGCACCGACTTTCCGCGCGGCGACCATCGGGCACTCATCGAGTCGATCCGCCGACGTCTCTTCCCGCTCGGCGATGACATCCGATTCATCCCTGGCCATGGTCCGATGTCGACCTTCGGCGAGGAACGTCGCAGCAATCCGTTCGTCGGTGCCGGGCGCGATTGA
- a CDS encoding YdcH family protein, whose amino-acid sequence MIGESHDLLHEFPELEGKIATMRASDEEFARIMDQYDDLDARVRSLEELGVPVADETIEELKKERLLLKDRLYTFLRG is encoded by the coding sequence ATGATTGGTGAATCCCACGACCTACTACACGAGTTCCCGGAACTCGAGGGCAAGATCGCCACGATGCGTGCCTCCGACGAGGAGTTCGCCCGGATCATGGACCAGTACGACGATCTCGACGCCCGGGTGCGCTCCCTCGAAGAACTCGGGGTGCCAGTCGCTGACGAAACCATCGAAGAGCTGAAGAAAGAGCGTCTCTTGTTGAAAGATCGCTTGTACACCTTCCTGCGCGGCTGA